Below is a window of Leptospira hartskeerlii DNA.
GGGTATGAAATGGTTTGCTCCGATCCAAATATGCAGTCCAATAATCATCATTATTGAGAAAGCCCTGACGCCGTTTAGCGCAGGGTATTCGTCGGACCGCTTTTCAGTTATATAAGAAAGAAACTTCATTTGGCCTCTTGTTTTTGCAGTTAAATTTTAATCCAATCTGAAATTGGTCATCGGAAATTGTTGGGTGATTTCTTTCACCCCAGCCTTGACTTTTTCCTTGGTCTTTTCGTCGTCCGGATTGTCCAAGAAATCGCAGATCAAATTTCCTACTTTTTCTATATCGGAAGGTTTGAGTCCCCTTGTAGTAAGTGCAGGAGTTCCTAAACGAATTCCGGAAGCAACCGCAGGAGGGTTTTTGTCGAATGGGATGGCGTTTTTGTTTACTGTAACTCCAACTTCGTCCAGTCCATCCGCCGCTTTTGCACCAGTCAGACCTTTTACGGAAACGTCCAGTAAAACCAGATGGTTGTCCGTTCCACCACTCACTACTCTGAATCCTCTTTTTACAAAAACCTCTGCCAAAACTTTCGCGTTTGCGAGTACTGTTTCGATATACTTTTTATAATCGGGAGTTAAAGCTTCTCCGAATGCTACCGCTTTTGCAGCGATTACGTGCATCAGAGGTCCGCCTTGAATACCAGGAAACACTCTAGAGTTTAATACTTTCTCGTTTTCTAATTTAGAAAGAATTAATCCACCTCTTGGTCCTCTTAGAGTTTTGTGAGTAGTAGTAGTAACATAATCAAAACTATCGATCGGAGAAGGATGATATCCTGTAGCAACTAACCCGGAGATATGCGCGATATCCGCCATCAGTTTTGCGCCCACGGATTTTGCGATCTCTGCAAACTTATCAAAATCGATCGTTCTGGAATATGCAGAAGCACCTGCAACAATCAATTTAGGCTTATGTTCTTTTGCGAGAGAAGCAAGAGCATCATAATCGATTGTTTCCGTTTTAGGATCCACACCGTAAGGGATCGGTTTGTAATATTTTCCGCTGATGTTTACAGGAGAACCGTGGGTCAAATGTCCTCCATGGGCCAGGTTCATTCCTAAAAAAGAATCTCCCGGTTCCATAGTAGCTAAGAACACAGCCATATTTGCCTGCGCCCCGGAGTGAGGCTGAACGTTTGCATATTCTGCTTTGAAGATCTTTTTGGCTCTTTCGATCGCCAGAGACTCCACGGCGTCTGCGTTCACGCATCCATTATAATATCTTTTTCCAGGATATCCTTCCGCATATTTATTGGTAAGCGTGGAAGTATAAGCCTCCAGAACTGGTCTGGACACGAAGTTTTCGGAAGCGATCATTTCCAGGTTTTGTTCCTGTCTTTGGTCTTCCGCTTGTAAGGCTTTAAAAACTTCGGGGTCTTGTTGGGGAAGGTATTTCATTTTTTCCTCTGTGGTGCTGCGAGAATCATTCTCCCAGAATATAGCCTAGATCTGAATATTTTTCCTGGAACAGCCGATCTGCCGCCTTGCGAACGTTTCGAAAGAAGGAAGGATCCGCTTCGGTACCTAGGATTTCAACCCCCAGATAATCCGCAAATAAAAGGGAAAGGTCTTGTTTGAATTTTCCTGGTGAAAAAGAGGCAGGTAGGGAGGTCACAAATTCTTCATGAGCTCTGCCTTTTCTGTATTCGGGTTCTTCCGGAGGATGGGGTAGGAGGTCCGACACTAGTGGAATTAGTCTAGGATCCAAGATTAGGGTCCCATGTTGCACAATACAGTTCTTCTTTCTGAACTGAGCGTTACCGGATATTTTTTTCCATACATCCGGAGAAAGTTCCAGGGCAAGATCGGACTTCCCCTTACATTTCGTTTTGAGTCCTTGTTTGTTTAAGGCAGAAGATATCAGGCCTAAAAATATATTATAAGAATTAGAGACGGGATATAGTTCAGGTTTTGCTTCTAAAGAAACAAAAAGACTAAAGTTCAGGTTCCAGCCAGGTTCGTGAACAACTGTCCCGCCTCCGCTTGCTCTTCTAGCTAAATATACAGGATCTGTTGGAGAAGGTTTTTTAGGAGCTTGTCTTTTTTGGAATGTCGCC
It encodes the following:
- a CDS encoding lipoate--protein ligase family protein — protein: MRTFILDQKSIRTPYYNLALEEALAVQLIVGGYSGGVRFWEGPRSIIMGLSEKPELSAGKENIESFLATFQKRQAPKKPSPTDPVYLARRASGGGTVVHEPGWNLNFSLFVSLEAKPELYPVSNSYNIFLGLISSALNKQGLKTKCKGKSDLALELSPDVWKKISGNAQFRKKNCIVQHGTLILDPRLIPLVSDLLPHPPEEPEYRKGRAHEEFVTSLPASFSPGKFKQDLSLLFADYLGVEILGTEADPSFFRNVRKAADRLFQEKYSDLGYILGE
- the glyA gene encoding serine hydroxymethyltransferase, with the protein product MKYLPQQDPEVFKALQAEDQRQEQNLEMIASENFVSRPVLEAYTSTLTNKYAEGYPGKRYYNGCVNADAVESLAIERAKKIFKAEYANVQPHSGAQANMAVFLATMEPGDSFLGMNLAHGGHLTHGSPVNISGKYYKPIPYGVDPKTETIDYDALASLAKEHKPKLIVAGASAYSRTIDFDKFAEIAKSVGAKLMADIAHISGLVATGYHPSPIDSFDYVTTTTHKTLRGPRGGLILSKLENEKVLNSRVFPGIQGGPLMHVIAAKAVAFGEALTPDYKKYIETVLANAKVLAEVFVKRGFRVVSGGTDNHLVLLDVSVKGLTGAKAADGLDEVGVTVNKNAIPFDKNPPAVASGIRLGTPALTTRGLKPSDIEKVGNLICDFLDNPDDEKTKEKVKAGVKEITQQFPMTNFRLD